Proteins found in one Haloferax litoreum genomic segment:
- the ilvC gene encoding ketol-acid reductoisomerase translates to MTELNTTVYYDDDADRSQIDDKTVAIIGYGSQGHAHAQNLADSGVDVVVGLRADSSSRAAAREDGLRVATPAEAAAEADIVSILVPDTVQPAVFEEIRDGLEDGDTLQFAHGFNIHYNQIRPPENVDVTLAAPKSPGHLVRRNYEAGEGTPGLIAVYQDTTGEAKEEALAYAHAIGCTRAGVIETTFQEETETDLFGEQAVLCGGVTSLVKQGYETLVDAGYSPEMAYFECLNELKLIVDLMYEDGLGGMWHSVSDTAEFGGLTRGDRIVDEHSRERMEEVLEEVQDGTFAREWILENQAGRPSYTQLKEAEENHEIEQVGAPLRELFAWGDDDADDTEKAEAPADD, encoded by the coding sequence ATGACCGAACTCAATACAACTGTATACTACGACGACGACGCAGACCGCTCCCAAATCGACGACAAGACCGTCGCCATCATCGGCTACGGGAGTCAGGGCCACGCCCACGCACAGAACCTCGCCGACAGCGGCGTCGACGTGGTCGTCGGCCTCCGTGCCGACTCCTCGTCGCGCGCAGCAGCACGCGAAGACGGACTCCGCGTTGCGACGCCCGCCGAGGCCGCCGCGGAAGCCGACATCGTCTCCATCCTCGTCCCCGACACCGTCCAACCGGCGGTGTTCGAGGAGATTCGAGACGGACTCGAAGACGGCGACACGCTCCAGTTCGCCCACGGGTTCAACATCCACTACAACCAGATTCGCCCACCGGAGAACGTCGACGTGACGCTCGCCGCGCCGAAGTCCCCCGGCCACCTCGTCCGCCGGAACTACGAGGCTGGCGAAGGGACCCCCGGCCTCATCGCCGTCTATCAGGACACGACCGGCGAGGCGAAAGAAGAAGCGCTGGCGTACGCCCACGCAATCGGGTGTACCCGTGCCGGTGTCATCGAGACGACGTTCCAAGAAGAGACCGAGACCGACCTGTTCGGCGAACAGGCCGTCCTCTGTGGCGGTGTCACCTCGCTCGTCAAGCAGGGGTACGAGACGCTCGTCGACGCGGGCTACTCCCCTGAGATGGCCTACTTCGAGTGCCTGAACGAACTGAAGCTCATCGTCGACCTGATGTACGAAGATGGACTCGGCGGCATGTGGCACTCCGTCTCCGACACCGCGGAGTTCGGCGGCCTGACCCGTGGTGACCGCATCGTCGACGAACACAGCCGAGAGCGCATGGAAGAGGTCCTCGAAGAGGTCCAAGACGGCACCTTCGCCCGCGAGTGGATTCTGGAGAATCAGGCGGGTCGCCCGTCGTACACCCAGCTCAAGGAAGCCGAAGAGAATCACGAAATCGAGCAGGTTGGCGCACCGCTCCGCGAGTTGTTCGCGTGGGGTGACGACGACGCCGACGACACAGAGAAAGCAGAAGCACCAGCAGACGACTGA
- the leuD gene encoding 3-isopropylmalate dehydratase small subunit: protein MTDEIPAIDSASGSGVPIRGNDIDTDQIIPARFMKVVTFDGLGEFAFFDQRYDEHDEPKAHPMNEAHFQDASIMVVNANFGCGSSREHAPQALMRWGIDAIVGESFAEIFAGNCLALGIPTVTADHETIVELQEWVDENPDGDIDVDVENETVTYGDTTVDVTVDDAQRKALTEGVWDTTALMKSNADAVAEKAAALPYVDD from the coding sequence ATGACCGACGAGATTCCAGCGATAGATTCCGCCTCCGGGTCGGGCGTCCCAATCCGTGGGAACGACATCGACACGGACCAGATTATCCCGGCGCGGTTCATGAAAGTCGTCACGTTCGACGGCCTCGGTGAGTTCGCGTTCTTCGACCAGCGATACGACGAACACGACGAACCCAAAGCCCACCCGATGAACGAGGCGCACTTCCAGGACGCCTCCATCATGGTCGTCAACGCCAACTTCGGGTGTGGGTCGTCGCGCGAACACGCCCCACAGGCGCTCATGCGTTGGGGTATCGACGCCATCGTCGGCGAGTCGTTCGCCGAAATCTTCGCCGGCAACTGTCTCGCACTCGGCATCCCGACGGTCACGGCAGACCACGAGACCATCGTCGAACTCCAGGAGTGGGTCGACGAGAACCCCGACGGCGACATCGACGTCGACGTGGAGAACGAGACGGTCACGTACGGAGACACTACCGTAGACGTGACCGTCGACGACGCACAGCGAAAGGCACTCACCGAGGGTGTCTGGGACACGACGGCGCTCATGAAGTCGAACGCCGACGCCGTCGCCGAGAAAGCCGCCGCTCTCCCTTACGTCGATGACTGA
- a CDS encoding LeuA family protein: MTRCLTTTRRIRRVPRRVEFFQGTLAQQSEIEDVRIFDTTLRDGEQSPRTSFSYEEKRDIAATLDDMGTHVIEAGFPVNSDAEFEAVADIAASADYSTTCGLARVVDKDIEAALDSGVDMVHTFVSTSDVQLADSMHASREEAVERAVRSVERVRDAGAEVMFSPMDATRTDEEFLIEVVEAVSEAGVDWINLPDTCGVATPTRFARMVRTVREHTDAKIDVHAHDDFGLASANAMAGFEAGAAQAQVSVNGIGERAGNAAYEEVVMAAESLYGVDTGIDTTRITELARIVEKASDIPIPANKPVVGRNAFSHESGIHAAGVIENADTFEPGVMTPEMVGATREFVLGKHTGTHSVRKRLADIGFDPTDAEVREVTRRVKDYGAEKERVNDTTLEAFARDVGVTHEDEREEEVRA; the protein is encoded by the coding sequence CTGACACGATGTCTCACAACGACACGGAGGATTCGTCGGGTTCCCCGGCGGGTCGAGTTCTTCCAGGGCACATTAGCCCAACAATCTGAAATCGAAGACGTACGAATCTTCGACACGACACTCCGCGACGGCGAACAGTCACCGCGAACCTCGTTCAGTTACGAGGAGAAGCGCGACATCGCCGCCACCCTCGACGACATGGGCACCCACGTCATCGAGGCAGGGTTCCCAGTGAACTCTGATGCGGAGTTCGAAGCAGTTGCTGATATCGCTGCTTCGGCGGACTATTCGACGACGTGCGGGTTGGCCCGCGTCGTCGACAAGGATATCGAAGCCGCGCTGGATTCCGGCGTGGACATGGTTCACACGTTCGTGAGCACCAGCGATGTCCAGTTGGCCGACTCGATGCACGCCTCTCGCGAAGAGGCTGTCGAGCGGGCCGTCCGAAGTGTCGAACGCGTCCGCGACGCGGGCGCCGAAGTAATGTTCTCGCCGATGGACGCCACCCGGACGGACGAGGAGTTCCTGATAGAAGTCGTCGAAGCGGTCTCTGAGGCCGGCGTCGACTGGATCAACCTCCCCGACACGTGCGGTGTGGCGACGCCGACTCGCTTCGCCCGGATGGTCCGGACGGTCCGCGAGCACACCGACGCCAAAATCGACGTGCACGCGCACGACGACTTTGGACTGGCATCGGCCAACGCGATGGCCGGTTTCGAAGCGGGTGCCGCACAGGCACAGGTGTCGGTCAACGGCATCGGCGAACGTGCCGGTAACGCCGCCTACGAGGAGGTCGTCATGGCCGCAGAATCCCTCTACGGCGTCGACACCGGCATCGACACCACGAGAATCACCGAGTTAGCTCGCATCGTCGAGAAGGCGTCCGACATCCCGATTCCGGCGAACAAGCCGGTCGTCGGGCGGAACGCCTTCTCCCACGAGAGCGGCATCCACGCCGCCGGCGTCATCGAGAACGCCGACACGTTCGAACCGGGTGTCATGACCCCCGAGATGGTCGGCGCCACGCGCGAGTTCGTACTCGGCAAACACACGGGGACGCACTCGGTTCGCAAGCGCCTCGCAGATATCGGGTTCGACCCCACGGACGCCGAGGTCCGTGAGGTAACCCGCCGCGTCAAAGACTACGGCGCGGAGAAAGAGCGCGTCAACGACACGACGCTCGAGGCGTTCGCCCGCGACGTCGGTGTCACCCACGAAGACGAGAGAGAGGAGGAGGTCCGCGCCTGA
- the leuC gene encoding 3-isopropylmalate dehydratase large subunit, whose amino-acid sequence MSEGTLYDKVWEEHTVSELPTGQTQLFCGLHLIHEVTSPQAFGMLQERDLEVAYPERTHATVDHIVPTSDQSRPFRDDAAEEMMAELEQNVRDAGINFSDPTSGDQGIVHVIGPEQGLTQPGMTIVCGDSHTSTHGAFGALAFGIGTSQIRDVLATQTVAMEKKKVRKIEVTGELGPGVEAKDVVLEIIRRLGTEGGVGYVYEYAGEAIENLEMEGRMSICNMSIEGGARAGYVNPDETTYEWLKQTDYFQENPEKFDELKPYWESVRSDEDAEYDDVVTIDGSELEPVVTWGTTPGQGVGITQPIPAPEDLPEEKQDTARMAQEHMGVEPGETMQGYKIDVAFLGSCTNARMPDLRRAAEVVEGRQVADSVRAMVVPGSQRVKAAAEAEGLDQVFEEAGFEWREAGCSMCLGMNEDQLEGDEASASSSNRNFIGRQGSKDGRTVLMSPRMVAAAAITGEVTDVRELKEVNTA is encoded by the coding sequence ATGAGTGAGGGAACGCTCTACGACAAGGTGTGGGAAGAACACACTGTCTCCGAACTCCCGACGGGCCAGACGCAACTGTTCTGCGGCCTGCACCTCATCCACGAGGTGACGAGTCCGCAGGCCTTCGGGATGCTCCAAGAACGCGACTTAGAAGTCGCGTACCCCGAGCGAACGCACGCGACGGTAGACCACATCGTCCCCACGTCGGACCAGTCGCGGCCCTTCCGTGACGACGCCGCCGAAGAGATGATGGCCGAACTCGAACAGAACGTTCGCGACGCGGGCATCAACTTCTCGGACCCGACCTCTGGCGACCAGGGTATCGTCCACGTCATCGGGCCAGAGCAGGGCCTCACCCAACCCGGCATGACCATCGTCTGTGGTGACAGCCACACCTCGACCCACGGCGCGTTCGGTGCGCTGGCGTTCGGTATCGGGACGAGCCAGATTCGCGACGTGCTGGCGACCCAGACCGTCGCCATGGAGAAGAAGAAGGTTCGAAAAATCGAGGTCACGGGCGAACTCGGCCCGGGCGTCGAAGCGAAGGACGTCGTCCTCGAAATCATCCGTCGCCTCGGAACCGAAGGCGGCGTCGGCTACGTCTACGAGTACGCCGGCGAGGCCATCGAGAACCTCGAGATGGAAGGGCGGATGAGTATCTGCAACATGTCCATCGAGGGCGGTGCTCGCGCGGGCTACGTCAACCCAGACGAGACCACCTACGAGTGGCTGAAGCAGACCGATTACTTCCAAGAGAACCCCGAGAAGTTCGACGAACTCAAGCCGTACTGGGAGTCCGTCCGCTCCGACGAGGACGCCGAGTACGACGACGTCGTCACCATCGACGGGTCGGAACTCGAACCCGTCGTCACGTGGGGTACGACACCCGGACAGGGAGTCGGCATCACCCAACCAATTCCGGCCCCCGAAGACCTGCCCGAAGAGAAGCAGGACACCGCTCGGATGGCCCAAGAACACATGGGCGTCGAACCCGGCGAGACGATGCAGGGCTACAAAATCGACGTGGCGTTCCTCGGGTCGTGTACCAACGCCCGAATGCCCGACCTGCGCCGTGCCGCAGAAGTCGTCGAGGGCCGGCAGGTCGCCGACAGCGTCCGCGCGATGGTCGTCCCCGGCAGTCAGCGCGTCAAGGCCGCCGCCGAAGCGGAAGGCCTCGACCAGGTGTTCGAAGAAGCCGGCTTCGAGTGGCGAGAAGCAGGGTGTTCGATGTGTCTCGGCATGAACGAAGACCAGTTAGAGGGCGACGAGGCGTCTGCATCCTCGTCGAACCGCAACTTCATCGGTCGGCAGGGGTCGAAAGACGGCCGCACCGTCCTGATGAGTCCGCGCATGGTCGCCGCCGCGGCCATCACCGGGGAAGTGACTGACGTACGCGAACTGAAGGAGGTGAACACGGCATGA
- the ptfC gene encoding fructose PTS transporter subunit IIC — MANDAEDAVRSYLTSVKEDLMTGVSFMIPFVTIGGIFLALGYAVASLSNNVQDVFSSTGTAGWFLAQIGVAGLTLMVPVLGAYIAYAIADRPGLAPGFILSYIIQQGNVLQAAGDVIGLQGGSAGAGYLGAIVAGFLAGLVARWFKQRNVPEFVAPMMPVLLIPVATTAVLTPIMLFVLGVPISIANAELTAFLSNMQGGSQAIVFGALVGAMMASDMGGPINKVAYVFSVGLISEGVTAPMAAVMIAGMVPPIGLALSNFIAPQKYAEEMYENAKSGVLLGFSFITEGAIPYAAADPARVIPSVVAGSAVAGAASMALGVTMPAPHGGIFVVPLSNQPFAFIGCILLGSLVTAVIATGIKPDFEVTAGSAQSSDD; from the coding sequence ATGGCAAACGATGCAGAAGACGCGGTTCGGTCCTACCTCACGTCGGTGAAGGAGGACCTCATGACAGGGGTATCGTTCATGATTCCGTTCGTGACCATCGGCGGAATCTTTCTGGCACTGGGCTACGCGGTAGCCTCGCTTTCGAACAACGTACAAGACGTGTTCAGTAGCACTGGCACGGCAGGCTGGTTCCTCGCGCAAATCGGTGTCGCGGGACTTACACTCATGGTCCCGGTTCTCGGGGCGTACATCGCGTACGCAATCGCCGACCGTCCGGGCCTGGCACCGGGGTTCATCCTCTCGTACATCATCCAGCAAGGAAACGTCCTGCAGGCGGCAGGTGACGTCATCGGTCTCCAGGGCGGTTCGGCCGGTGCCGGCTACCTCGGCGCAATCGTGGCTGGGTTCCTCGCCGGTCTCGTCGCTCGCTGGTTCAAGCAACGCAACGTGCCGGAGTTCGTCGCACCGATGATGCCGGTGCTCCTCATCCCGGTGGCGACCACCGCCGTCTTGACGCCGATTATGCTGTTCGTGCTGGGCGTCCCGATTTCCATCGCCAACGCTGAACTCACCGCGTTCTTGAGCAACATGCAGGGCGGCAGTCAGGCCATCGTCTTCGGTGCCCTCGTGGGCGCGATGATGGCGTCCGACATGGGCGGCCCAATCAACAAGGTGGCGTACGTGTTCTCGGTCGGCCTCATCTCCGAGGGCGTCACCGCCCCGATGGCCGCCGTGATGATTGCCGGGATGGTCCCACCAATCGGCCTCGCGCTCTCGAACTTCATCGCACCGCAGAAGTACGCAGAAGAGATGTACGAGAACGCCAAGAGCGGTGTCCTCCTCGGCTTCTCGTTCATCACCGAGGGTGCGATTCCCTACGCAGCAGCAGACCCCGCACGCGTCATCCCCAGCGTCGTGGCTGGCAGTGCAGTCGCGGGGGCGGCCTCGATGGCACTCGGCGTGACGATGCCTGCTCCCCACGGCGGCATCTTCGTCGTTCCGCTGTCGAACCAGCCGTTCGCGTTCATCGGCTGTATCCTGCTCGGGTCGCTCGTGACGGCAGTCATCGCGACGGGCATCAAGCCCGACTTCGAAGTCACGGCGGGTTCGGCACAGAGCAGCGACGACTGA
- the pfkB gene encoding 1-phosphofructokinase — translation MILTITPNPAVDHTIHFDEPLEPGVVHRTDEAVFTAGGKGINVAKYVSALDVEATASGFLGGHFGTFVRDRLDADGVPSDFVNIDDHTRLNTTVLADDGEYKLNHNGPHITDADVDELVEAAQANEPETLLVGGSLPRGMALESVDRLARAGDWRTAVDMGGKYLAELDADYFVCKPNRSELAEATGRTVETNEDAIAAAEELRDGQFEYVLASLGGDGAVLVTEDAILSAPALDVDVVDTVGAGDAILSGFLAALERGMSDSDALRMGILTAARVVGVAGTRVPHLEDVLTNETHVDVSTVRAR, via the coding sequence ATGATTCTCACGATTACACCGAACCCTGCGGTAGACCACACGATTCACTTCGACGAACCACTCGAACCCGGTGTCGTCCATCGAACCGACGAAGCGGTGTTCACCGCCGGCGGGAAAGGCATCAACGTCGCAAAGTACGTCTCTGCGCTCGACGTCGAGGCGACAGCATCCGGGTTTCTCGGTGGTCACTTCGGGACGTTCGTTCGTGACCGACTCGACGCGGATGGCGTCCCGAGCGACTTCGTGAACATCGACGACCACACTCGATTGAACACGACTGTTCTCGCCGACGACGGCGAGTACAAACTCAACCACAACGGCCCGCACATCACGGACGCCGACGTGGACGAACTCGTCGAGGCGGCACAGGCGAACGAACCCGAAACGCTCCTCGTCGGCGGGAGTCTCCCGCGCGGAATGGCGCTCGAATCGGTCGATAGACTCGCCCGGGCGGGTGACTGGCGAACGGCAGTCGACATGGGCGGGAAGTACCTCGCAGAACTCGACGCCGACTACTTCGTCTGTAAACCCAACCGGTCGGAACTCGCGGAAGCGACTGGGCGAACCGTCGAGACGAACGAAGACGCGATTGCGGCGGCAGAAGAACTCCGTGACGGGCAGTTCGAATACGTGCTCGCCTCCCTCGGGGGCGACGGTGCCGTCCTCGTGACCGAAGACGCAATCCTATCTGCGCCGGCACTCGACGTCGACGTCGTCGATACCGTCGGGGCGGGTGACGCGATTCTGTCTGGATTCCTCGCGGCACTCGAACGCGGGATGAGCGATTCTGATGCCCTCCGAATGGGGATTCTCACTGCTGCACGTGTCGTCGGCGTCGCCGGAACCCGAGTCCCCCACCTCGAAGACGTGCTCACGAACGAGACACACGTCGACGTGAGCACTGTCCGGGCTCGCTGA
- the glpR gene encoding HTH-type transcriptional regulator GlpR translates to MLPAERKRRIVELVSESDGRSVEGLSEDLGYSKATIRRDLRELEDRGLVERSHGGAVPVTSVGQEQTYGQKEVQNLDAKRAIAKRAIEELAEGQVVFFDAGTTTMEVARTVPKDGTILAVTNSPRLAIELNDEDNEVKLTGGTLRRRTRALVGPTAESFMQRTNFDVLFLGTNALDVESGLTTPNEDEARMKELMVEKAAKVVLVADFSKLGRRSFVQFATLEDVDLFITDGELDPETREEIESAGVEVVDGVSQ, encoded by the coding sequence ATGTTACCAGCAGAGCGAAAACGCCGTATCGTCGAACTCGTCTCCGAGTCCGACGGCCGCTCGGTCGAGGGACTGTCCGAGGACCTCGGGTACTCGAAGGCGACGATACGTCGTGACTTACGCGAACTCGAAGACCGCGGACTGGTCGAACGGTCACACGGTGGGGCCGTTCCCGTGACCTCCGTCGGCCAAGAGCAGACCTACGGGCAGAAAGAAGTACAGAACCTCGACGCGAAACGGGCAATCGCCAAGCGCGCCATCGAGGAACTCGCCGAGGGACAAGTCGTCTTCTTCGACGCGGGGACGACGACGATGGAAGTCGCCCGGACCGTCCCGAAAGACGGCACGATTCTCGCCGTCACGAACTCGCCACGACTCGCCATCGAACTGAACGACGAGGACAACGAGGTCAAACTCACCGGTGGGACCCTCCGCCGCCGGACGCGCGCACTCGTCGGTCCAACTGCAGAATCGTTCATGCAACGGACGAACTTCGACGTCCTCTTTCTGGGAACGAACGCACTCGACGTCGAGTCGGGGCTGACGACGCCGAACGAAGACGAGGCCCGGATGAAAGAACTGATGGTCGAGAAGGCCGCAAAAGTCGTCCTCGTTGCCGACTTTTCCAAACTCGGTCGCCGGAGTTTCGTCCAGTTCGCAACGCTCGAAGACGTCGACCTGTTCATCACTGACGGCGAACTCGACCCCGAGACGCGCGAGGAGATAGAGAGTGCGGGCGTCGAAGTCGTCGACGGAGTTTCCCAATGA
- the ilvB gene encoding biosynthetic-type acetolactate synthase large subunit, whose amino-acid sequence MSERTAATTDADASSQSDDEPTQTEVTSGATAVVRALENAGVETAFGVQGGAIMPIYDALYHSDIRHVTMAHEQGAAHAADAYGVVRGDPGVCLATSGPGATNLVTGIADANMDSDAMLALTGQVPSDMVGSDAFQETDTTGVTAPITKHNYFASSPDTVGDTVGEAFALAAEGRPGPTLVDLPKDTSLGETDREPGDARPPETCRPRTDPDDAQVEAAARAIEQAENPLLLFGGGVVKGNATDVARNFATEHQIPVVTTMPGIGAMPEDDELCLSWAGMHGTGYANMAITHTDCLIAIGTRFDDRLTGGIDTFAPEAEVVHVDIDPAEISKNIHADYPVVGDAGTAIERIGAEMEHSPDAREWREQCLVWKDEYPMDYAAPEDEPLKPQFVVEALDEATPDETIVTSGVGQHQMWAAQYWTFREPRRWVSSHGLGTMGYGLPAAIGARLAADDDETVVCVDGDASFLMTIQELSVAVREDLDITIAILNNEYIGMVRQWQDAFFEGRRMAAGYEWCPQFDKLAEAFGARGWTVDSYDEVADAIEEALAYDGPSVIDFHVDPAENVYPMVSSGAPNGKFALSEDQL is encoded by the coding sequence ATGAGTGAACGCACTGCCGCGACGACCGACGCAGACGCGTCGTCACAGTCCGACGACGAACCGACCCAGACCGAAGTCACGTCGGGCGCGACCGCCGTCGTCCGCGCGCTCGAAAACGCCGGCGTCGAGACGGCGTTCGGCGTGCAGGGTGGAGCAATCATGCCCATCTACGACGCCCTGTACCACTCCGACATCCGTCACGTGACGATGGCCCACGAGCAGGGCGCGGCCCACGCCGCAGACGCCTACGGCGTCGTTCGCGGTGACCCCGGTGTCTGTCTGGCAACCTCGGGTCCCGGTGCGACGAACCTCGTGACCGGCATCGCCGACGCCAACATGGACTCCGACGCGATGCTCGCACTCACCGGGCAGGTCCCCTCGGACATGGTCGGGTCCGACGCGTTCCAAGAGACGGACACGACGGGCGTCACCGCCCCAATCACGAAGCACAACTACTTCGCTTCGTCTCCCGACACTGTCGGCGACACCGTCGGCGAAGCGTTCGCACTGGCCGCGGAAGGCCGACCCGGCCCGACACTGGTCGACTTACCGAAGGACACCTCCCTCGGTGAGACTGACCGTGAACCCGGCGACGCACGCCCGCCAGAGACGTGCCGTCCACGGACCGACCCCGACGACGCACAGGTCGAAGCGGCCGCCCGCGCAATCGAACAAGCAGAGAATCCACTCCTCCTGTTCGGCGGTGGAGTCGTCAAGGGTAATGCGACCGACGTCGCCCGGAACTTCGCGACCGAGCACCAGATTCCGGTCGTCACGACGATGCCCGGAATCGGCGCGATGCCGGAAGACGACGAACTCTGTCTCTCGTGGGCAGGGATGCACGGCACCGGATACGCCAACATGGCTATCACCCACACCGACTGCCTCATCGCTATCGGGACGCGCTTCGACGACCGCTTGACCGGCGGCATCGACACCTTCGCGCCCGAAGCGGAAGTCGTCCACGTCGACATCGACCCGGCGGAAATATCGAAAAACATCCACGCAGATTACCCAGTCGTCGGCGACGCCGGTACCGCCATCGAGCGCATCGGGGCAGAGATGGAACACAGTCCGGACGCCCGCGAATGGCGCGAACAGTGTCTCGTCTGGAAAGACGAGTACCCGATGGACTACGCGGCACCAGAGGACGAACCCCTGAAACCGCAGTTCGTCGTCGAAGCGCTGGACGAAGCGACCCCAGACGAGACCATCGTCACGAGTGGGGTCGGCCAACACCAGATGTGGGCCGCCCAGTACTGGACGTTCCGCGAACCGCGCCGGTGGGTCTCTTCGCACGGCCTCGGCACGATGGGGTACGGTCTCCCGGCCGCCATCGGTGCTCGACTCGCCGCTGACGACGACGAGACTGTCGTCTGCGTCGACGGCGACGCCTCGTTCCTGATGACGATTCAGGAACTGTCCGTCGCCGTGCGCGAGGACCTCGACATCACCATCGCCATCCTGAACAACGAGTACATCGGGATGGTTCGCCAGTGGCAAGACGCCTTCTTCGAAGGGCGTCGCATGGCCGCCGGCTACGAGTGGTGTCCGCAGTTCGACAAACTCGCCGAGGCCTTCGGTGCCCGCGGGTGGACTGTGGACTCCTACGACGAGGTTGCAGACGCCATCGAAGAGGCACTGGCCTACGACGGTCCGTCGGTCATCGACTTCCACGTCGACCCGGCGGAGAACGTCTACCCGATGGTCTCCTCGGGCGCACCGAATGGAAAGTTCGCACTCTCGGAGGACCAATTATGA
- the leuB gene encoding 3-isopropylmalate dehydrogenase, whose product MTEEIVVIPGDGIGSEVIPAAVDVLDAVGDFEFVEADAGDHVKAETGEALPQETYDLVAESDATLFGAAGETAADVILPLRTAVDSFVNVRPAKAYPGVDALRPETDLVFLRENTEGVYSGHEDRLSDDLSTLTRVVTTSASERLAEYACDYVGGEGGSFQVAHKANVMRETDGRFRDAVVSVADERSVETEEVLMDAFATRVCLDPTQFDTIVCPNLAGDVLSDLAAGLVGGLGLLPSANIGPDSALFEPVHGSAPDIAGEGIANPAATILSAAMLLDYLDYEDEAEQVRAAVEGVLEDGPRTPDLGGDASTEDVTVAILDRL is encoded by the coding sequence ATGACTGAGGAAATCGTCGTCATCCCCGGTGACGGAATCGGGAGCGAAGTCATCCCCGCCGCCGTCGACGTGCTCGACGCTGTCGGCGACTTCGAGTTCGTCGAAGCCGACGCCGGCGACCACGTGAAGGCGGAGACGGGCGAGGCACTCCCACAGGAGACGTACGACCTCGTTGCCGAGTCGGACGCGACCCTGTTCGGCGCGGCGGGCGAGACTGCCGCCGACGTCATCCTCCCGCTTCGAACGGCCGTCGATTCGTTCGTCAACGTCCGCCCGGCGAAAGCCTACCCCGGTGTGGACGCACTCCGTCCGGAGACAGACCTCGTCTTCCTGCGAGAGAACACCGAGGGCGTCTACTCGGGTCACGAAGACCGCCTCTCGGACGACCTCTCCACGCTCACGCGCGTGGTGACGACGTCCGCCTCGGAACGACTCGCCGAGTACGCCTGCGACTACGTCGGTGGCGAAGGCGGCAGTTTCCAGGTCGCCCACAAGGCGAACGTCATGCGCGAGACGGACGGACGCTTCCGCGACGCCGTCGTCTCTGTCGCAGACGAACGCAGCGTCGAGACCGAAGAAGTCCTGATGGACGCCTTCGCGACGCGTGTCTGTCTCGACCCGACGCAGTTCGACACTATCGTCTGTCCAAACCTCGCGGGCGACGTCCTCTCGGACCTCGCCGCCGGTCTCGTCGGCGGACTCGGACTGCTCCCGTCGGCCAACATTGGCCCGGACAGCGCCCTGTTCGAACCGGTTCACGGGTCTGCCCCCGACATCGCCGGCGAGGGTATCGCAAACCCTGCGGCTACCATCCTCTCGGCCGCCATGCTACTCGACTATCTCGACTACGAGGACGAGGCCGAGCAGGTTCGTGCGGCAGTCGAAGGCGTCCTCGAAGACGGTCCGCGGACGCCGGACCTCGGCGGCGACGCGTCCACTGAAGACGTGACTGTGGCCATCCTCGACCGCCTCTAA
- the ilvN gene encoding acetolactate synthase small subunit codes for MSDKQKGLQGPAPDERPHPAGRRNSQGIRIDPEVESEPERRRTVLSAIVEDEPGVLSRIAGLAARRQFNIESLTVGPTTVDGHSRITMVVEEPDPGIDQIEKQIAKLKPVISIGELDDDAVRAELVLLKVRGEDPDKVHAITKMYDGTTLDAGPETITVQLTGDERKIDDAVDAFRRFGIIEIARTGQTALAHGAKKTVPGEEPGTSGEPTKPTTNTQ; via the coding sequence ATGAGTGACAAACAGAAGGGACTGCAAGGGCCCGCACCAGACGAACGACCCCACCCAGCAGGCCGACGCAACTCGCAAGGTATCCGTATCGACCCCGAAGTGGAGTCAGAACCCGAACGACGCCGCACGGTGCTTTCGGCCATCGTTGAGGACGAACCCGGTGTCCTCTCGCGAATCGCCGGCCTCGCCGCACGGCGCCAGTTCAACATCGAGAGTCTCACGGTCGGTCCGACCACCGTCGACGGCCACTCGCGTATCACGATGGTCGTCGAAGAACCGGACCCCGGCATCGACCAGATAGAAAAGCAGATTGCGAAACTCAAGCCCGTCATCTCCATCGGCGAACTGGACGACGACGCCGTTCGCGCGGAACTCGTCCTCCTGAAGGTCCGCGGCGAAGACCCCGACAAGGTCCACGCCATCACGAAGATGTACGACGGCACGACCCTCGACGCCGGTCCGGAGACCATCACGGTCCAACTCACCGGCGACGAGCGGAAGATAGACGACGCCGTGGACGCGTTCCGCCGATTCGGCATCATCGAAATCGCCCGAACCGGCCAGACCGCCCTCGCCCACGGTGCGAAGAAGACAGTCCCCGGAGAGGAACCCGGAACCTCCGGCGAACCGACGAAACCGACGACAAATACCCAATGA